In the genome of Paenibacillus pabuli, one region contains:
- a CDS encoding AbfB domain-containing protein, whose translation MLTMFGLHPEPTSAASVTITNGTDWLDTAGNPIQANSGNILKVGSTYYWYGEHAVSGKFDSVNVYTSTDLKNWTFSNAILTKDSATELASSKIERPKVIYNASTKQYVLWAHYENGTDYNLGRVAVATSSTPNGKFTYEGSFRPLDYESRDMTVFVDTDGTGYLITASRKNGGANDTMAIFKMNPSYTGVESFVGWQFENAYREAPAVVKKGTRYYLFTSQAAGWYPNQGAYATASSMTGTWSALTPYGNPSAFGSQIHDIATITGSSTTSYIYMGDRWNPLNLGEHKHIWLPLTLNDSNGTASLEWYKEWNIDAVTGTVTPPSLVNHAQGKTATAISTASGSSASNVNDGNYQTSWAASSNTWPAWWQVDFGSPKTITEIDISWFMYKGSEGYYKYKIEISNDGVNYSTLDRTSNTTYGFTTDAVHFTARYVRINMVNAVLWNNPGNWYTPTLHEVKMLGPATPDATNYSRFSSFNYPDRYIRHSNFTARIDTNVSPVLDSQFRVVPGLASSTGISLESINFPGYFLNCNTSNKIVLEAYTDTVTYEGDATFLSSPGWADSSRVSLQSYSQPGYYIRHYDYVLQMDPISASSSATVKGDATFGRSDF comes from the coding sequence ATGTTAACCATGTTTGGCCTTCATCCCGAACCGACCAGCGCGGCAAGCGTGACCATCACCAACGGCACCGATTGGCTGGATACCGCAGGCAACCCCATTCAGGCCAACAGTGGAAACATTCTGAAAGTCGGCAGCACGTATTATTGGTACGGTGAGCATGCGGTCAGCGGCAAGTTTGACAGTGTCAACGTCTATACTTCAACCGATTTGAAGAACTGGACGTTCAGCAATGCCATCCTCACCAAGGATTCGGCCACCGAGCTGGCCTCCAGTAAAATTGAACGTCCCAAAGTCATCTACAACGCCTCCACGAAGCAGTATGTGTTATGGGCGCATTACGAGAACGGAACAGATTACAATCTGGGGCGGGTCGCGGTAGCGACCAGCAGCACACCAAACGGCAAATTCACGTATGAGGGAAGTTTCCGGCCGCTGGATTACGAGTCACGCGACATGACTGTTTTTGTAGATACAGACGGTACAGGCTATCTGATCACAGCATCCCGCAAAAATGGCGGGGCCAATGATACGATGGCTATTTTCAAAATGAACCCCAGCTATACTGGTGTGGAATCTTTTGTGGGCTGGCAATTCGAGAACGCCTATCGTGAAGCTCCTGCCGTTGTGAAAAAGGGCACTCGTTACTACCTTTTCACCTCCCAGGCTGCGGGCTGGTATCCAAATCAGGGCGCGTATGCAACCGCATCGTCCATGACGGGCACGTGGTCCGCTCTTACACCTTATGGCAACCCATCGGCCTTTGGCTCCCAAATCCATGATATTGCCACGATTACAGGCAGCAGCACCACATCCTATATTTATATGGGCGACCGCTGGAATCCACTGAATCTTGGTGAACATAAGCATATCTGGCTTCCCTTAACCTTGAATGATTCTAACGGAACCGCCTCACTGGAGTGGTACAAAGAGTGGAATATCGACGCTGTAACAGGCACAGTCACGCCCCCCTCTCTTGTTAATCACGCCCAAGGCAAAACGGCTACTGCCATCTCCACAGCTTCCGGTTCATCTGCATCCAATGTCAATGACGGCAACTATCAGACGTCCTGGGCAGCATCGTCCAATACTTGGCCCGCCTGGTGGCAAGTCGATTTCGGTTCACCCAAGACCATCACGGAGATCGACATTTCCTGGTTTATGTATAAAGGATCTGAGGGCTATTATAAATACAAAATCGAGATCAGCAACGATGGCGTCAACTACTCCACGCTGGATCGAACCAGCAACACCACCTATGGGTTTACGACAGATGCTGTTCATTTTACCGCCCGTTATGTACGCATCAATATGGTCAACGCTGTTCTGTGGAACAACCCGGGTAACTGGTACACCCCAACCCTGCATGAGGTCAAAATGTTAGGGCCAGCAACACCTGATGCGACAAATTACAGCCGTTTCAGTTCCTTCAATTATCCGGATCGGTACATCCGTCATTCCAATTTCACGGCACGGATCGACACCAACGTCTCACCTGTACTGGATTCACAATTCCGTGTTGTACCTGGCTTGGCCAGCTCTACAGGCATCTCACTGGAATCCATCAATTTTCCGGGCTACTTCCTGAATTGCAACACCAGCAACAAAATCGTACTTGAGGCGTACACGGATACCGTCACCTATGAAGGAGATGCAACTTTCCTGAGCAGCCCCGGCTGGGCAGACAGCTCCAGAGTATCGCTCCAATCGTACAGCCAGCCCGGATATTACATCCGGCATTACGATTATGTGTTGCAGATGGATCCCATCAGTGCCTCCAGCAGCGCAACGGTGAAGGGTGACGCCACGTTTGGGCGAAGCGATTTTTAG
- a CDS encoding class I SAM-dependent methyltransferase, whose product MECLSFLKQYIQCPRWIGAIAPSSEVLAAKMVKDIVFEGASCIVEYGPGTGVFTEKLLATRQPGTVLILIENNARFCHMLRKKYGHHQNVHIVHDSAVHVDQYLRQYGVNKADYIVSGLPFASLPVDVSLDILGKSRQFLKQDGKFITFQYTLLKQGLLMQFFENVSMTRVYRNLPPAYVFSCSR is encoded by the coding sequence ATGGAGTGTTTATCCTTCTTGAAGCAATACATCCAGTGTCCCCGATGGATTGGAGCAATTGCTCCCAGCTCAGAAGTTTTGGCGGCAAAGATGGTGAAGGACATCGTATTTGAAGGTGCTTCATGCATTGTGGAGTATGGACCAGGTACTGGGGTATTTACAGAAAAACTGCTTGCTACAAGACAACCGGGAACCGTCCTGATCCTGATTGAAAACAACGCCCGTTTCTGCCATATGCTGCGCAAAAAGTACGGTCACCATCAGAATGTACACATCGTTCATGATTCTGCTGTGCATGTGGATCAGTATTTGCGGCAATACGGAGTGAACAAGGCCGATTACATTGTATCCGGGCTTCCGTTTGCCAGCTTGCCTGTGGATGTGTCACTGGACATTTTGGGTAAATCGAGGCAATTTTTGAAGCAGGATGGCAAGTTCATTACTTTTCAGTACACGCTGCTCAAACAGGGCTTGCTGATGCAGTTTTTCGAAAACGTAAGCATGACAAGGGTGTACCGTAACCTGCCGCCCGCTTATGTATTCAGCTGCAGCCGATAA
- a CDS encoding CD3324 family protein: protein MKYINADTILPESLLKEIQRHIPGGLVYIPKPKEAHRKWGESSGSRIMLKQRNDEIRRLFAAGMSIDQLIEQFCLSIDSIKKIVYSKK, encoded by the coding sequence ATGAAATATATTAATGCAGACACGATCCTTCCAGAATCATTATTGAAGGAAATCCAGCGCCATATTCCTGGTGGATTGGTGTATATCCCCAAACCGAAGGAAGCCCATCGAAAATGGGGCGAGAGTTCGGGCAGCCGGATCATGTTGAAGCAAAGGAATGATGAGATTCGCCGGCTATTCGCTGCGGGCATGTCCATCGACCAACTCATAGAACAATTTTGTTTATCCATCGACAGTATCAAGAAAATTGTATATTCCAAAAAGTGA